A part of Scleropages formosus chromosome 3, fSclFor1.1, whole genome shotgun sequence genomic DNA contains:
- the LOC108934955 gene encoding phosphoglucomutase-1-like isoform X1 yields MDDSPLQVLTLPTTPYADQKPCTSGLMKKTYIFETKQDYLQNFIQSIFSSIDLRDRQGSTMVVGGDGRYLNKTAIEVIVQMAAANGIGRLVIGQNGIMSTPAMSCMIRKVRAIGGIVLTACHNPGGPDGDFGIKFNTSNGGPAPEAILDKIFQISKTIEEYAICPDLKVHLSTTGKQTFDLENKFKPFTVEIVDSVDSYANMLRNIFDFAALKELLSGPNHIKIRIDAMHGATGPYVKRILCEELGSPANSAINCIPKEDFGGHCPDPNLVHATDLVETMTDGQYDFGAAFDGDGDHNMILGKNGFFVNPSDSVAIIAANIFNIPYFQQSGVRGFARSMPTSGALDKVAKATKIQLHETPAGWKFFVNLMDAGKLSLCGEESFGTSSDHIREKDGLWAVLAWLSILAFKKQSVEEIMKDHWQKYGRNFFTRYDYEEVDPETANRIMEDLEAMISGKSFIGDTFSAGEKTYQVYKADIFEYTDPVDGSILRNQGLRIIFSDSSRIIFSHSGTSCARATIRLYLDSYEKDPQKICQDPQVALAPLVKIALKMSHIHEKIGCKGPTMIT; encoded by the exons ATGGATGACAGTCCTCTACAGGTTCTCACTCTGCCCACTACACCATATGCTGACCAAAAGCCATGCACCAGTGGGCTGATGAAGAAGACATACATTTTTGAGACAAAGCAGGACTACCTCCAGAATTTCATCCAGAGCATATTCTCCTCCATAGACCTGAGAGACCGACAGGGCTCCACTATGGTGGTGGGAGGAGATGGCCGCTATCTCAATAAAACTGCTATAGAAGTTATTGTGCAAATGGCAGCTGCAAATGGG ATCGGGCGGCTGGTGATTGGCCAGAATGGGATCATGTCCACCCCAGCCATGTCGTGCATGATCAGGAAGGTCAGGGCCATCGGGGGCATTGTCCTCACGGCCTGTCACAACCCTGGAGGTCCTGACGGGGACTTCGGCATTAAGTTCAATACTTCCAACGGAG GTCCTGCACCAGAGGCCATACTAGACAAAATCTTCCAGATCAGTAAAACTATTGAGGAGTATGCAATATGCCCAGACCTGAAAGTGCACCTCTCCACCACTGGCAAGCAGACATTTGACTTGGAGAACAAGTTCAAGCCCTTTACAG TGGAGATTGTGGACTCCGTGGACTCATACGCCAACATGCTCAGAAACATCTTTGACTTTGCCGCTTTGAAGGAGCTGCTTTCTGGACCCAACCACATCAAGATCCGTATAGATGCCATGCACGGAG CTACAGGCCCCTATGTCAAGAGAATCCTGTGTGAAGAGCTGGGTTCCCCTGCCAATTCAGCTATCAACTGCATCCCCAAAGAGGACTTTGGAGGCCACTGCCCTGACCCCAATTTGGTGCATGCCACCGACCTAGTGGAGACCATGACAGACGGGCAATACGATTTTGGTGCAGCCTTCGACGGTGATGGC GATCACAACATGATACTGGGGAAGAATGGCTTCTTCGTCAACCCCTCTGACTCGGTGGCCATCATTGCAGCTAACATCTTCAACATTCCCTACTTCCAGCAGTCTGGGGTGAGAGGGTTTGCCCGCAGCATGCCCACCAGTGGTGCCCTGGACAA AGTGGCTAAAGCCACCAAAATCCAGCTCCATGAGACTCCAGCAGGATGGAAGTTCTTCGTGAATCTGATGGATGCAGGGAAGCTGTCTCTGTGTGGAGAAGAGAGCTTTGGTACCA GTTCTGACCACATCCGTGAGAAGGATGGACTCTGGGCTGTGCTGGCTTGGCTGTCAATCCTTGCCTTTAAGAAGCAGAGTGTTGAGGAGATAATGAAAGACCACTGGCAGAAATATGGTAGGAACTTCTTCACTAG GTATGACTATGAGGAAGTGGACCCTGAAACTGCCAACAGGATAATGGAGGACCTAGAAGCAATGATATCTGGCAAATCCTTCATCGGAGACACTTTTTCAGCAGGAGAAAAGACCTACCAAGTATACAAAGCCGACATTTTTGAGTACACCGACCCGGTGGATGGAAGCATCTTGAGAAACCAG GGCCTGCGGATCATCTTCTCCGACAGTTCCCGCATCATATTTAGCCATAGTGGAACAAGCTGTGCTAGGGCAACCATCAGACTCTATCTAGACAGCTATGAAAAGGACCCCCAGAAGATATGCCAGGATCCACAG gttGCACTGGCTCCACTGGTCAAGATTGCATTGAAGATGTCTCATATCCATGAGAAGATAGGCTGCAAGGGGCCCACCATGATCACATGA
- the LOC108934955 gene encoding phosphoglucomutase-1-like isoform X2, with product MDDSPLQVLTLPTTPYADQKPCTSGLMKKTYIFETKQDYLQNFIQSIFSSIDLRDRQGSTMVVGGDGRYLNKTAIEVIVQMAAANGIGRLVIGQNGIMSTPAMSCMIRKVRAIGGIVLTACHNPGGPDGDFGIKFNTSNGGPAPEAILDKIFQISKTIEEYAICPDLKVHLSTTGKQTFDLENKFKPFTVEIVDSVDSYANMLRNIFDFAALKELLSGPNHIKIRIDAMHGATGPYVKRILCEELGSPANSAINCIPKEDFGGHCPDPNLVHATDLVETMTDGQYDFGAAFDGDGDHNMILGKNGFFVNPSDSVAIIAANIFNIPYFQQSGVRGFARSMPTSGALDKVAKATKIQLHETPAGWKFFVNLMDAGKLSLCGEESFGTSSDHIREKDGLWAVLAWLSILAFKKQSVEEIMKDHWQKYGRNFFTRYDYEEVDPETANRIMEDLEAMISGKSFIGDTFSAGEKTYQVYKADIFEYTDPVDGSILRNQV from the exons ATGGATGACAGTCCTCTACAGGTTCTCACTCTGCCCACTACACCATATGCTGACCAAAAGCCATGCACCAGTGGGCTGATGAAGAAGACATACATTTTTGAGACAAAGCAGGACTACCTCCAGAATTTCATCCAGAGCATATTCTCCTCCATAGACCTGAGAGACCGACAGGGCTCCACTATGGTGGTGGGAGGAGATGGCCGCTATCTCAATAAAACTGCTATAGAAGTTATTGTGCAAATGGCAGCTGCAAATGGG ATCGGGCGGCTGGTGATTGGCCAGAATGGGATCATGTCCACCCCAGCCATGTCGTGCATGATCAGGAAGGTCAGGGCCATCGGGGGCATTGTCCTCACGGCCTGTCACAACCCTGGAGGTCCTGACGGGGACTTCGGCATTAAGTTCAATACTTCCAACGGAG GTCCTGCACCAGAGGCCATACTAGACAAAATCTTCCAGATCAGTAAAACTATTGAGGAGTATGCAATATGCCCAGACCTGAAAGTGCACCTCTCCACCACTGGCAAGCAGACATTTGACTTGGAGAACAAGTTCAAGCCCTTTACAG TGGAGATTGTGGACTCCGTGGACTCATACGCCAACATGCTCAGAAACATCTTTGACTTTGCCGCTTTGAAGGAGCTGCTTTCTGGACCCAACCACATCAAGATCCGTATAGATGCCATGCACGGAG CTACAGGCCCCTATGTCAAGAGAATCCTGTGTGAAGAGCTGGGTTCCCCTGCCAATTCAGCTATCAACTGCATCCCCAAAGAGGACTTTGGAGGCCACTGCCCTGACCCCAATTTGGTGCATGCCACCGACCTAGTGGAGACCATGACAGACGGGCAATACGATTTTGGTGCAGCCTTCGACGGTGATGGC GATCACAACATGATACTGGGGAAGAATGGCTTCTTCGTCAACCCCTCTGACTCGGTGGCCATCATTGCAGCTAACATCTTCAACATTCCCTACTTCCAGCAGTCTGGGGTGAGAGGGTTTGCCCGCAGCATGCCCACCAGTGGTGCCCTGGACAA AGTGGCTAAAGCCACCAAAATCCAGCTCCATGAGACTCCAGCAGGATGGAAGTTCTTCGTGAATCTGATGGATGCAGGGAAGCTGTCTCTGTGTGGAGAAGAGAGCTTTGGTACCA GTTCTGACCACATCCGTGAGAAGGATGGACTCTGGGCTGTGCTGGCTTGGCTGTCAATCCTTGCCTTTAAGAAGCAGAGTGTTGAGGAGATAATGAAAGACCACTGGCAGAAATATGGTAGGAACTTCTTCACTAG GTATGACTATGAGGAAGTGGACCCTGAAACTGCCAACAGGATAATGGAGGACCTAGAAGCAATGATATCTGGCAAATCCTTCATCGGAGACACTTTTTCAGCAGGAGAAAAGACCTACCAAGTATACAAAGCCGACATTTTTGAGTACACCGACCCGGTGGATGGAAGCATCTTGAGAAACCAGGTGTGA